The DNA window TGCATTCTTTTGGGCAGGCTTGAAGAACATCTTCGCGATCGTCGATCAGTTTCACCCAAAATCCGGCAAGCTTGGCCAGATGCCCCAAAGCTTTGCCGCAATGTCCTGCACCAATTATGAACAAGCGATAAGGGATAAAAAGGGATTCAATGAACACTGTGGCACTACCTCTGCAGATCATGTCTGTAGGGACAGATTCGTTCGCTTCGCCACTACCCAGATCAAAATTGATTTGCAAAGCTTTGGCGGGTTGAGCACTGCGAATGTAAGCTATTATGGAGCGTTCCATCTCTCCCCCGCCCAGATTGCCATGAATGCTATCGGGAGTAACAAGCATCTTCATCCCGGGTTTGGCAGGACTGGAACCAGTGGTGTGGATTATCGTTGCCTGCCACAAGGGGTCATTGGTTTCTCTAAGTTCCAGCAATCTTTGGTAATAATTAATCTCCACTCTTGCCTCCAAAGATGATTTGATACAGGGTTATTGATGTAGCTACACCAACATTGAGGGAGTTTTTCCATCCTAACACTGGTAGATATACAATCCTGTCACAGATGCGTAATACTGCAGGATCTATGCCCAAAGCTTCATTGCCCACCACCAAGGCCAGAGGAATACAGAAATCTGCTTCAAATACAGAGTCCGATGGTTCAGCCGTTTCCAGCCCATAAATGCTATATCCTTTTGACTTTAGCTCCCTAATAGCTTCAGCAGTATTATCCCGCTTTGACCATTTTACCTTGGAAGTTGTCCCCAATGCCGTCTTTGCCATGTTGGGATGCCCCGGATCGGGACTGATGCCGCATAGAATCAATTCTCCCACACCCAAACAGTCACATACACGGAACAGGGATCCCACATTGTAGACACTGCGAAGATTATCTGCTACTACCTTTACCTGTGCCGCAAAAGCTGCTTTACCAGGATCTACCCAAGTGGAGCCGTCAGATGTGCGGATGATGATCTGATCATCCTTCACCAAGGCATCGTCATGATATAGAGCAAGTACTCTTAACAGGCGATGTGGATCCTCGGGAAGGTGTGCGATAAGCTCTTGCATCCTTGAGGGCAGTTCCTCACGCACTAATGGAGCCAGATACCTTATCTGAGCAAGCAGATGATTGCGGCTTTCAGCATCTGGTAGATGTATCTCTAATTCTTTCAGTAGCTTTGTCAGAGTCTTTATCTGAGCGTCGAAGCTGAAATTTTGGAACTTCTCTTTGCTAAAACTGGCGATGTACTTCACGAGTAGAAACGCTGGATCATCTCTGAGGCACAGAGTATGTTTTCACAGATGAAATCTGGACAAAGCTTGCTACAGCTATCCAACATACTTTCAAACTCATCCTGCCCATTCCCGGTAAGCAGGAGGATGCTTTTCATAACTGCGTTTTTGGCGAAACCGATGTCTGAGGAGCGGTCGCCGATCATGAATGACTGGGAAGGATCAAATGGATGTTCACTTCGTGCCTGGCGAAACATCCCGATTCCCGGTTTGCGGTCTTCATGATGAACGTTATAGGGTTCTACAATACCTTCTTTGTAGTAGGGAGAAAAGTATATCCCATCGGGCTTCACTCCGCCTTCTGCCAGAAGATCCAGCATCTTCTGATGCACAGCCGCCAGTTGGTTCAGATTCAGGTATCCCCGGGCAATCCCACTTTGATTTGTTACTATAAAGATGAGAAAACCCATATCTTGCAGTATCTTCAACGCCTTTGTAGTATCAGGGTAAAGGTGATAAGCCGCGGGGTCTTTGATGTAACCGAACTTATCTGGGCTGATGGTGCCATCTCTATCCAAGAAAACGGCGCGTTTAATATCTCTTGCTATCACGGGTTTGAAACTTCAAGGCATCCGGGAATTGCGTGTTGAAGAACACGATCCGGTAATCCCAATATTCGTTGCGTTTTGTAAAGGACAAATCCAGCTTCCAGCAGTGTAAATCCCTGGTAAGACGGATGCTTTGCGAGATAAGCTTGTTCTCTTTAACATTAAAGTAGTTCGAGTAATTCAGATTGTAGTTTTTGGTAAGATAAAGGCCGGCATTCATCCGCAGATTCTGGTTTCTGCTGTCAAACAAGCTCTTGTCCGCACTAAGGTCGTGGCTAATGTCCAGACTCCAGCTTTCAGACTTCACTGTGGCAGTGGGGTCTTCCTGTGTTTCACCGAAAGATTCGAAGCTGCGGTTTTTGAGCGCAGGAAAGTAGTCTGCATACATTGCAGTTCCGCTCAATGAGATGCCTTGGGAAAAGTACTGATTTCGTAGAGCAAGCCCGCTTTTACCGATCTCATAAGTTTTCTGCGTCATACTCAAGCGACTGTTGTAACCTATCCGAATATCGCCCAGACTAAAGCGGTCACTGGTGATGGATCCCAGATTGAAGGAACCGGGTTTGAACGCAAAGCTATGGCTGATGTCACCAAACTTATTGTCGTCTTTATATAGATTGGCAGCAATTCTGGAATCCCATGTAAACAGGTCATTTACCTTTTTCTCCAGTTTTCCGCTGCCAAATTTGAACTGCCATTTTTGCCCCAGCGAGAAGCTAAGACTTGCTTGTTTCTTGCTCCGTCTTAGCGAAATACCGCCAAAGCCATAATAGATGTCGTTTCTGGAGTGATCCGGGATGAAGCTGAGTCCGACCGATGGAGTCATCACGTGCCTGATGGCAGACACGGGCAGATTCTGAAAGGTGCGCAGGCCGTAGATATTGAAATTGCCATTCAAAGAGGCT is part of the Candidatus Cloacimonadota bacterium genome and encodes:
- a CDS encoding HAD family hydrolase, translated to MIARDIKRAVFLDRDGTISPDKFGYIKDPAAYHLYPDTTKALKILQDMGFLIFIVTNQSGIARGYLNLNQLAAVHQKMLDLLAEGGVKPDGIYFSPYYKEGIVEPYNVHHEDRKPGIGMFRQARSEHPFDPSQSFMIGDRSSDIGFAKNAVMKSILLLTGNGQDEFESMLDSCSKLCPDFICENILCASEMIQRFYS
- a CDS encoding RNA methyltransferase, with protein sequence MKYIASFSKEKFQNFSFDAQIKTLTKLLKELEIHLPDAESRNHLLAQIRYLAPLVREELPSRMQELIAHLPEDPHRLLRVLALYHDDALVKDDQIIIRTSDGSTWVDPGKAAFAAQVKVVADNLRSVYNVGSLFRVCDCLGVGELILCGISPDPGHPNMAKTALGTTSKVKWSKRDNTAEAIRELKSKGYSIYGLETAEPSDSVFEADFCIPLALVVGNEALGIDPAVLRICDRIVYLPVLGWKNSLNVGVATSITLYQIIFGGKSGD
- a CDS encoding XdhC/CoxI family protein, whose protein sequence is MEINYYQRLLELRETNDPLWQATIIHTTGSSPAKPGMKMLVTPDSIHGNLGGGEMERSIIAYIRSAQPAKALQINFDLGSGEANESVPTDMICRGSATVFIESLFIPYRLFIIGAGHCGKALGHLAKLAGFWVKLIDDREDVLQACPKECRHVSQLNDYVSIAEAVEFGPNALIVIMTHGHSHDTDVLRQCLGHEYRYLGMIGSKSKVMQCFDSLLKQGYTQEDLTHIHAPIGLSIGSQNPYEIAVSITAELIRELRLGT